CGCTATCGATGCGGCTAGCACCTTGCCGCCTGGTTATTCTATACCGTTTCCAAAAAGTAAGTTAAATATTTTACTTTTTGGAAACGGCATTTGTTGTTTATTGGCAAGTGCTTACGCACTTGCTGTTTATACCATTTACAAAAATCCTTTTTGTAAATGGCATAAATTGTGGGGGATTGATGGCGAGTTGTGGGATCCTAAGGGGCGTTTGCCGAATTACTCCTATGCGGGCTATTTTAAAGTTCGGCATTGATTGGTATGCGCTAGTTCGTTTCGAGATGCGACAAGTAAGCATAACTCTGCCCCAAGCAGAGAGTGGCTCGCATCAGAACACCTTTCCCTAAGTTTATTATTTCTCCAGACAAGACAACTCTCCCATAATCTATTCGCCGATAGACTATTCTCAACGTATTCGCTGTTTGAGGGCTCGAGCCGAACTAAAATCTATTCCTTAGAAGACTTGTCCTTTGACTCTTCATTTAGAGCGAGTCTAATAAGTCCAAGCTCAAGCGCTATAGAGGTTGGGCCAAATCGCGGTGTAATTGTTGGTCTTCGTCTTCTCTTTCGCCTTGTTCTAACTTGCTGCATATCTAAAGCCTTCTAAGCTGCCACTGCCATGCCAATAATCCACACCCCCACAATCTCTGCAAACCAAAACAACCTAGCAAAACAAAAACCACAACTAAACACGCGCTACCTACCGCCCATCTATTGTTTTATGCACACTATGTTTATAAGTGTAACACTAGTTCGCACATTTCTTCAAAAAAAATTTAATAATTTACCAGAATCACTTAATATTTAGAAGCATAACGCCCTAGTTATTTAACCACTTAAGCACTTGGAATATATGGTTTGGGTGGCGCTGCGGCGTCAAGACTTCGGGCATTGTCGGCTGATTTCCAGCTAAAGAACTACCCTTGCCCTCATACGAGCTTTCACTAGATATTCCTTCGCTGCTCAATAGCGCGTTCCACTCAACAAGCTGAAACGCGAAACTCCTATTTGCTTTGCCACGACTCGTCAGGTTATCAGATTGCGCGCCAACGAAAACGTTACAACACTGCAAACCTATATATACATTTGTGCTCATAACAAACACTAGCACTATATGCAAAGCATTTCTAACAAGATTACTTGGAACCCTTGCTGTCTTTCTATCCCCTTCCAGCGCTCCTCCACATTGAACCCAGGAGAGCAAATAGGAGACGGCAGGAAGTAACGCTACAAAAAGTCCTATCAATGCGCCGTATTGATATCGAAGATAGAGGCTCTGGACTAAACCAAACTGCCAACGCCCAAGAGCCGGTAGCAACAACTGAGAACACATTAACAGTTGACCCATTACCCATAACCTAATCCTGTCAAAACGCCCTTCCTTCTCAATCGCGCAAACAACGAGCAACGCCACACTAACTGCTAAACCAAAATACGCAATAAAAACTTCTGGACTGAGCGCGTCAGTGCGAATCGACAGGATTTCAAACAGCTTTTGCGGAGCTTGGCGTTCAAGCGTTGGAAACAGCCCCAATCCTCTAAGAACAGTTCCTAACTGAGTTGCAACAAAAATGTATTTTAGCACTGCCATCGGATCGCCGAACATATTCGCATCGCCAATTCCATGCCCGGCTCCCTCCTTATTGAGATAGTAAGCAACCCCGGCAAAACCACTACCTACTGCGCAAACGACAACTGCCGCAACAATGCGAACCAACCGCTGTTTCGAGGCTCCACCACTTAACGAACAAACAAAGGCGATTTGAAATGGAATAATAAAACCGGCCCCAAAAAGCATAGGAGCAAGCAAGCCACTTAAACCAAGCGCAATTAAGTTCCTAAATTTACCGCTATCCGCAAATTCAAGCGCTGCAAGCATTGAAACTAAAGACACACAGATAAAAAGGAGAATCGATTGCTCAAATGCCCACTGCAAGACCTCGACATGCAAACCACTTATTAGGAATAATAATGATAACAATCTAGCCGCTCGCACATTCACGAACGGTTTAGACAACAAATTAATTCGGCTTAATAATAGAAGCAGCAAAACGGCATTTAGCGCATGAATTAACAATCCGCAGATAATGTAAAGGAGATAACTATCGCTAAAAAGCCGTGTTTGAAAATAGTAGTATAGAAAAAACAATGGAAGAAAGTGCTCGTTATGGCTATATACCGCACCCTTAATTCCAAGTTGAGACAATCGCTCCATAAAATGCCACTCGTCCCAGTAAAAATAAACAGACGGGCGCATCTGGACTAATACGGACGCGACAAAGAAAAAAATTAAAAAACCAAAAAATCTGAAGCGACAGGTAAAATAGAACTGGCGAAGCGATATTAAGAGGACGACTAGCATTACTACAACGATAGCTAGGATAGCGCCGCGAAGTACAGCACTCTCAGCGAGGTCGATACCTAAGGCGTTTTTATAAAAATTAATCCGATTGCGAACTAAAATCGAGTTAGGCAGGCTTGAATCAATAATCTTTATGGTAAACATCTCCCCAGCAAACTTTTCGGGAAGCGAAACTCTAAACTTTTTCCACCCATCGACAGAAGTAACAGCGCTAGGATCCGCCAAATTCACAGCCCTTAAAAACCTCAATCGATTAGATTGAACCTCCAGAGAAATGCCGTCAAAAACCTGCGGCGTTATTCGGTCCGCAAGCTTCACCTCAATTTCAAAATCATTTGAAATTGCCTTAAACTCGTTGCTGACGCACCTAGCTATTCTTTGACTTTCTTGCTGAAACGTCCCGACAGCGTCATAAGTCGCTAGTAGCCCTGCCTTATCGCCTTGCACGTCGCAATCTAGACCACCCTCGCCCCAGGTTAAAACACTAAAGCCAACATATGGATGGTAAATAGCCTCGGAAAATAGATGTAAAAGCAACAGCAGTATAAAGACGACAGAAATTTTTATGCCAGCTCTAGCACTCATGCCCACAAAGTTCCGCGATAAGCCAAGTAATTATACCGTTTCCAAAAAGTAAGTTAAATATTTTACTTTTTGGAAACGGTATTTGTTGTTTATTGGCAAGTGCTTACGCACTTGCTGTTTATACCATTTACAACAACTTGATTTAACAAAATCTAACAGCTATTCCATTTATAGCGCTTTCAAAAAGTAAAATATTTAAGTTACCTTTTGGGAACAGTATATTCGTCTGTAAAACCCATTTGAACGAAAGCACCATATGAAATAACATTACAGTATGAAAATCCCATTACTCGACGTTCCAGCACAACTTAAATCCTTAGAAGGCGAGCTAATACATGCATTATCCGCAGTGATTCATCGCGGAGATTTTATACTTGGGACCGAAGTTGCAGAGCTTGAAAAGCAAATTTCTCAATACCTGAATATCCGACATTGCATAGGTGTTTCATCAGGAACAGATGCGCTACTATTAGCGCTAATGGCATTAGACATAGGGCCTGGAGACTTCGTTGTCACGACGGATTATTCTTTTTTTGCAACCGCTGGCGTAATTAGTCGCGTTGGTGCTCGCCCAATTTTTGTGGATATTGACTTAGACACCTACAATATTAATCCACAATCTTTAAAAAATACTTTGCACTCTCTAGGCCAAGACCTGGCACGCGTTAAGGGCATCATTCCGGTGCATTTATTTGGCCAGAGCGCCGACATGCCTTCAGTCGTTAATATAGCTAAAGAATACAACATACCGATTATTGAAGATGCTGCGCAAGCAATTGGAACAATATGCGCGATAGACAACGCTACAAAAAAAGCCGGCACAATTGGCTTAATGGGGTGCTTTTCGTTTTTCCCAAGCAAAAATTTAGGAGGCATCGGCGATGCAGGAATGATAGTTACGGCTGATGATAATCTTGCAGAAAAACTTAAAAAACTGCGAGTACATGGCGCAGAAAGCCAATATTACCACTCCATGATTGGCGGGAATTTTCGCATCGACACAATCCAAGCGGCTGCACTTCTTGTTAAACTGCCACACCTAGAGTATTGGCATAAAAAACGTCAACAAAACGCTGCTTATTACGACGAGCATTTAGCTGCCAACAAAAACATATCGCGTCCCTATTTAAATTGTCCGCGCGATCACCACATATATAACCAGTATGTAATTTCCGTTAACGAAAAGCGCGATGAGCTTCGCCAATTTCTCGCCAACAACAACATCGGAACTGCGGTTTATTACCCACTTCCATTTCATCTTCAGCCTTGTTTCTCGTTTCTGGAAAACGAGAAAGGCCTGTTTCCCAATAGCGAATACGCCGCTCGGCACAGTCTGGCGCTTCCCATTTTCCCTGAGCTGTCGACAGAACAGCAAGATTACGTGGTAGAGAAAATGGGAGAATTTTTTGCAAAGCACTAAATCTTTCAATTTGCCAGAGATTCTCAGTGCGCTATATTGACTTAACTTGTTTTTTTAACAGGCATGCGGGTGGAGCAATGAGTCTCCAAGCAAGCCGCGATCTGCAAAATTGAGAGTTTATGATCTTACGAAAGCTATCTTTTTTCATCCTTACATTTTTTCTCCTGCTTACAAGCGCCTGTCTGCGCTACACACCAGCTAGAAGTTCAATTTCTAGCAGTAGCGATACGCAAATCGCAAAACTGTCGGGCGACGAGGCTTTTCTCAAATTCGAACGCGAGCAAGAGGAAAGGTTAAAATCCATAGTCGCTGAACGAACAACGCATGTCGGATCCCAGGCGCAAAGCAATTATAGAATTGGCCCTGGAGACCTGCTTGAATTTAACGTATTTGATGTCGAGGAGTTTAACGACACAACGGTTCGAGTCAGGCCTTCTGGATTTGTTTCTCTCCCGCTAGTTGGCTCAATTAAAGTTAGTGGACTAACAGAAGCTTCCGTGAAGGGAAAGATTGAAAAAAGACTATCCCGTTTTATTCACGCACCACAAGTTAACGTCTTTATTGCGGAATATGTGGCTAACGATGTTTCTGTAATTGGTGCAGTCAATAAGCCTGGCACCTATCACCTAAGGCACGACAACAACTCACTTATGAATATACTCTCTGAAGCTGGCGGACGAACAGAAAAAGCTAGCGGACGGGTGCTGCTAGTTCCATCTCTAAAATCAAACAATGAAAGCGATCCAGTGGATAACGCCTCGCAAGAGGCCACACAGCCTGGCGCCCGTGCACAAATGAAAGGCCCAAACGCAGAGAGCCATGGCATCGAAGTTTATTTCGACGATCTTGCTGGCAATGCAAACACGCCGCCAATAGTCATTCCCTTGGTAGCGGGAGACACCATCGTAGTGCCAGAAGCTGGAACAGTTGAAGTGGATGGCGAAGTTGAGAAACCCGGTTCCTATCCACTGTCCTCGCGCATGACGCTCTTAAGCGCCATTGCTGCTGCTGGCGGCTTTACATACTCAAGCAAGGTAGCTGAAGTGGAAGTTATCCGCGAAATCGAACCTGGCAAGAAAGTGGCATTGACCATCGATGCAGAAAAGTTAGCGATAGGCGAAGAAAAAGACGTCCGCCTACGCGATGGAGATGTCATTAGAGTTCCAAGCCATAGTGGTCGTTTCGCAGTTAGGCAACTCTTCGAGGGAATTAACAGACTCTTTAGTTTTGGAGTAAGCGCAAGCCCAATATAGGCCAGTTTTTTCACTGCGTCGCTAGTGGGTTCTTCATCAATTACAGATACTTAACCTTAGCTATTACGGAGGCAATTTGGGGTATTCGAGCAGGAAATTATCACAGGAGCTAACACCACAGACAGGGGCATTGCCTCAACACATATTAGAGGCCGTGCAGTATTACCAAAGCATGAGCGCAACCAACGCAGCGAGGCCAGAAGTCTACGAAGATGAAGAAAACTCGCTTGCAAGCTATTTTCAGCTATTAGTGAAATATCGTTGGTTAGTTGGACTGGTTTCCGCCGTTATCATTCTATTGTCGCTAATCTACTGTATCCTCGCCACTCCTAGATATACCGGGGTCGCCAGCATTAAAATAGGCACCTACGCGCCACTTTTGCCACAGGCAAGTGTGGAGGATTCTCTTAGACAACAAACACAGGAAACGGACTATCTAAACACTCAAGTAAACATCCTATCGGGACTCACACTGGCGAACAGAGTTCTTTCCGAGAGCGAAATTAGCAAGGAACTGATTGAATATCTAGAACGCGATAATTTTCATCTCAGCATCATAGAGCCTTTTATTAACCTCTTTCACTCCAAGGCAAAAGAAGAGAACGAAAATACCGACGAGCATTATAACTATCCGGTTAAGCTGTTACAAAAATACAAGGCATTGGTCGAAATAGCTCCTGTGCGCAGAACATCTCTTGTCGAAATATCTGTCACTACGGAGAACCCCGAATTTTCGGCCAAAATAGCCAATGCCCACGTCACTGCATTTATAGAGCTGGCGCGTTCGCAGAGGCAAAGGGATACTTTGGACAATCAAGCCTTTTTGAAAGAACAAGCAGATGAGCTCGCCGGCAAGGTTGCTCAACTCGAGCAGAACATGTCGGCTTATGCTGAAGAAAATGCCATTGTTTCTCTTAACGAAAATGAAAATATCGTTACAAACCGCATGGGGGAATTAAATGAGCTTTTAACCCAAGCGACAGCTAGACGCATTGAGTCAGAGTCGCGATTTAAAGAAGCAGAGGCTGGAAACGCAAACGACTCGACAGCCTATGACGACGAAACCATACAGCGATTAAGAGTAGATTTAAAGGCGGCCGAGGGCGAATATGCATTGCTAGGAGAAAAGTTTAAGCCAGAATATCCCAAGATGCAGCAGCTTCAAGCGCGAATAAACTCCTTAAAAGGAAGCCTCACAAAGCAACGAGACGAGGCAATTAGAGGTCTAAAAGTAAAGTACGAGTCCGACAAAAAAATTGAAGATGAACTTAACCAACAGTTGGAAATTCAAAAGAGCAAGGCCTTCGAGTTATCTCGAAAGCAGGTGCATTATAACATAATGAAACGCGAATACTCCTCTCTTCGCGATCTGCACCAAGCAGTCTTGATTCAACTTAAGGAAGCACAAGTAAGCGCCCAGAGCACTGGCAGCAATATTTCCATTGCAGACTACGCAGCAGTGCCACAAAAAGCATCTTTTCCAAAGCGCCTGAATATTATGCTGCTAGCAATGTTTTTTGGCCCACTTTTTGGCGTTGGCTTAGCTTTGGGCATAGAAGCTTTGGACAATACTATAAGAACGCCGGAACAAGCCGAGAAAATTTTTGCGGCGCCGACGCTTGGCGTAGTTCCCATGTTTTCGCTTGGATATGAGAATGGACGCCTTAGAAAGGGTAGCTACTTTGACCCAAGCGCAAATCTTCTGGGGGGTCAAAGCCTTTCGGCCACACAAAAAACAGGTACTAAAGATCTCACTGTTGTCAATAGCGGAGAAAAGAGCGAGAACGCCAACCAGTCGCTAGTAACTATCAGCTCACCTTGGTCTTTGGCGAGCGAAGCCTTTAGGGCAATCAGAACGTCGATATTGCTCTCATCGGCCGATAATCCGCCAAAAGTCATAATGGTCACTAGCGCCCAAAAGGCAGAAGGAAAAACTACTCTCATCAGCAATTTAGCTATTACGCTCGCCCAATCCTCTTATCGAACGTTGCTAATCGATGCCGACCTGCGGCGCCCATCAGTTTACAAATCCTTTAACATGGATAAGTCCAGTAATGGTCTAGTT
This genomic window from Deltaproteobacteria bacterium contains:
- a CDS encoding polysaccharide biosynthesis tyrosine autokinase; the encoded protein is MSATNAARPEVYEDEENSLASYFQLLVKYRWLVGLVSAVIILLSLIYCILATPRYTGVASIKIGTYAPLLPQASVEDSLRQQTQETDYLNTQVNILSGLTLANRVLSESEISKELIEYLERDNFHLSIIEPFINLFHSKAKEENENTDEHYNYPVKLLQKYKALVEIAPVRRTSLVEISVTTENPEFSAKIANAHVTAFIELARSQRQRDTLDNQAFLKEQADELAGKVAQLEQNMSAYAEENAIVSLNENENIVTNRMGELNELLTQATARRIESESRFKEAEAGNANDSTAYDDETIQRLRVDLKAAEGEYALLGEKFKPEYPKMQQLQARINSLKGSLTKQRDEAIRGLKVKYESDKKIEDELNQQLEIQKSKAFELSRKQVHYNIMKREYSSLRDLHQAVLIQLKEAQVSAQSTGSNISIADYAAVPQKASFPKRLNIMLLAMFFGPLFGVGLALGIEALDNTIRTPEQAEKIFAAPTLGVVPMFSLGYENGRLRKGSYFDPSANLLGGQSLSATQKTGTKDLTVVNSGEKSENANQSLVTISSPWSLASEAFRAIRTSILLSSADNPPKVIMVTSAQKAEGKTTLISNLAITLAQSSYRTLLIDADLRRPSVYKSFNMDKSSNGLVEYLTGIKDLGEVVCSTSVEKLFVMTSGAIPPNPSELLGSAKMDALLEKLAQEYDYILVDAPPVLPVTDAVSLSPFVDGVVVVVRGHETTSQVVTRAMAKLRQVKSRILGIVLNDVDLRRGDYYYYRREHYGYYAEDSKNV
- a CDS encoding DegT/DnrJ/EryC1/StrS family aminotransferase produces the protein MKIPLLDVPAQLKSLEGELIHALSAVIHRGDFILGTEVAELEKQISQYLNIRHCIGVSSGTDALLLALMALDIGPGDFVVTTDYSFFATAGVISRVGARPIFVDIDLDTYNINPQSLKNTLHSLGQDLARVKGIIPVHLFGQSADMPSVVNIAKEYNIPIIEDAAQAIGTICAIDNATKKAGTIGLMGCFSFFPSKNLGGIGDAGMIVTADDNLAEKLKKLRVHGAESQYYHSMIGGNFRIDTIQAAALLVKLPHLEYWHKKRQQNAAYYDEHLAANKNISRPYLNCPRDHHIYNQYVISVNEKRDELRQFLANNNIGTAVYYPLPFHLQPCFSFLENEKGLFPNSEYAARHSLALPIFPELSTEQQDYVVEKMGEFFAKH
- a CDS encoding polysaccharide biosynthesis/export family protein, whose amino-acid sequence is MILRKLSFFILTFFLLLTSACLRYTPARSSISSSSDTQIAKLSGDEAFLKFEREQEERLKSIVAERTTHVGSQAQSNYRIGPGDLLEFNVFDVEEFNDTTVRVRPSGFVSLPLVGSIKVSGLTEASVKGKIEKRLSRFIHAPQVNVFIAEYVANDVSVIGAVNKPGTYHLRHDNNSLMNILSEAGGRTEKASGRVLLVPSLKSNNESDPVDNASQEATQPGARAQMKGPNAESHGIEVYFDDLAGNANTPPIVIPLVAGDTIVVPEAGTVEVDGEVEKPGSYPLSSRMTLLSAIAAAGGFTYSSKVAEVEVIREIEPGKKVALTIDAEKLAIGEEKDVRLRDGDVIRVPSHSGRFAVRQLFEGINRLFSFGVSASPI